DNA from Symphalangus syndactylus isolate Jambi chromosome 22, NHGRI_mSymSyn1-v2.1_pri, whole genome shotgun sequence:
GTTAGGAGATCTTTGGCCACatcaaaagataaaaatgctTTATACTTAAGAAAGCTTTATGAAAACAGGGGAGTCGTCCCtacaaaatcagaataaaaatctCAATGTATCGAATGGTCTTGGGGATTTTATATCACCTAAGGTAGCAGATTATATGCTCGTTCTGGTGGAGGAGAGCTGCCACCGAGGGCCTGAGTGGTCTCAGGGCTTAGGTTAAGGCTTCtctggaagaaattgaaaccacaTCTAGAAACTTTATGAATTTAATCAGTGaagaagggagggggagaaacaaaaataaaccaagctTGCAATGCATTCAGCATTCATCATGAGGTCAGCTAACTAATTTACCTGGAGCTCAAAACAACGTTTTACAACAGGGAATTAGAGATGGGATCATTCACGTTCACCAAACTGTGGGGCACAAAGCTGATTTTCtgaaatgtgcaggtttgctgaGCATTCCCCTCTTCAGTGCCCACTTCACTTCCCTACTTCCCATCATCTtcttaaaaattatcttgttggctgggcgcggtggctcatgcctgtgatcccagcactttgggaggctgagatgggtggatcacgaggtcagaagttgtagaccaacctgaccaacatagtgaaaccctgtttctactaaaaatacaaacactagctgggtgtggtggtgggtgcctgtattcccagctacttgggagcctgaggcagaagaatcacttgaacctagggagcagaggttgtggtgagccaagatcatgccactgcactccggcctgggcaacagagggagacttcatctcaaaaaaagacaaacaaacaaacaaacaaacaaaaaaagaccgggtttcgccatattggccaggctggtctccaactcctgacctcaggtgatgtgcctgcctctgcctcccaaattgctgagattataggcatgagccaacatgccctgCCCGTTTGATGAGTTTTAACACGTTTTCACTCATGAGGGGCACAACACATTTTCATGACTCCTAGATGGTTTCCTGTGTCCTTTGTGGTTTATCACCCTATCTCTAGTTTGTGGAAACaactggtctttttttttcttttttgagacggagtgttgctctgccacccaagcttgagcgcagtggcgtgatcttggctcacagcaacctctagctcccaggatcaagcgattctcctgccttagcctcccgggtagctgggactacaagcgcctccCACCATGCCagtctagttttgtatttttagtagagatgaggtttcaccatgttggccaggctggtctcaaactgctgaccttgtgatccacccactttggccttccaaagtgctgggactacaggtgtgagtcactgcgtgcggcctttatttaatttatttatttatttatttttatttatttatgagatgtagtctagctctgtcacttaggctggagtgcagtgcatgatctcagctcactgtaaactctgcttcctgagttcaagtgattatcttgtgttcagatgattctcctgcctcagcctcccaagtagctgtggttACAggggtgtaccaccacacccggctaattttgtatttttggtagagatggggttttactgtcttgtccagctggtctcgaactcctgacctcaagtcatcttcctgccttggcctccaaaagtgctgggattataggcatgagccaccatgcccagcccaattgGTCTTTTTAGACTATTTTCTGGAATGGCATATAAATGGAAGCATACAGGATGCTgtctttgtgtctggtttcttttgttCTGATCGGtaattttgagaattatctaCATTGTTGTGTGCATAggtagtttcttcctttttattactgtgcAGCGTTCTACTGTATGGACAGACCACGCTTTAGTCCATCCACAATCATTGTCCTGTAAATGAGCAATTTGTCCGGATTAAACCTTCCTCTTTTTGGTCACTACAAACTTCAATTATCTCTGGTACTGTCCAACCATTTTGGTAGAAAGGCAAAGGTCAGACATATAAAGCTTTTGTTTCTGTAACAGCCacaaactacaaaagaaaaaaatgtccacCAAGAGAATAACAGGACTTATTGGAAAAGGAGAAATCCTGGACACCTCAGAAACACACAAACGCATTTTTAAGAATTGACTTTTGGAGGATTCTAAAAGACTGACTGATTCCAAAAGAGCTCCTGGAAAATACCAAGTACTAAAGacgaagaagaaaaataaaatactgaagaaaTAATGAGGGAGGAAAGTAAAAAGAATTGTGTGGTGACTGAGTTGTCATCAACCATTTTCTCCTATTATCCTCATCACCTAATTAATCTGAATCTATTAACTGATGTGGTTAACCGTCCTCTTACCCTGAGATTGCCACTCCCTTTGCTAAACTACCTTTCCGTGGGGCAGTTAGACTAGTGCCTTACAAATGTAGCCACTGGATCAGGTAGGACTCTGCCCTGGAACTATTTACACACTTAAAGagctcctgggctgcatgtggcccaaggGCTGCAGGTAGAACAAACTTGTGATAAAGCTTAGGATGAACAAGCTTGTGGTAAAGGATAGGATGTTGAACATACCAGGAaaggtattttatattctttgtagctattgaaaatgggaataatttcttcatttctttaacaGCCTTTAAGATTGTTTGCTCTTGGCATACACAAATGCCACTCATTTTGTATGTTGTCTTTGTATCCTAAATTTTTAGTTAAAGATCTTTTTGTtaaagatccacctgccttggcctctcaaagtgctgagattacaggcatgagccaactcaCCTGGccttaaatgagtgaatttttgACTTCCACTCTATCCCTAATGCTGTCAATTTCTTGATTCATGAAAGGAATATGGATATGTGACATGAATGGATATCTGGTTCAATCCATTAATCTGCGGAAAGCCAAAAACCCAATCAGGATTAACTGGGCGGAGCTTCAGAAATGCTATCAGATATCGCTTTTTGACTGGAAGCTAGCAGCGGATACGTGGAAGGGCGTGGGTGGGAGTTGTGATTAGAAAGGTCAAGAAAAGCTTCTAAAGACCCACAGGAGAGACCCGAAGTCTTCAAGCCTGGAGTTCCTACTTGGTTCTTCCTGAGGTCTGAGCACCCTGCAAACTGAGTCCAGATCTGGTAAGTCACTAATTTCTGGAAGGACACTCCCATCTGACCTACAGTCAGCCGGTCTGGGATGGTGACAGTGCAGCCTACGATGGCACAGGGCTGTatcctgtctttttttctttttttcataagaACAGTTTCAagctttgatcttttttttctagATGCAGTCTTGTCTTTTCAAATATGTTGATTGTGCTTTTCTTTACGTCTTTTCAGAATTCTCGTTGGGGGCCATTCTGTGGAGAGAACAATACTTTGCTGTTGTGGCCGCATTTCTGACCTCGAGCCGCAGTCGGCTTCTCCACGTAGAACTCGGCAGCAGGAGACTTAGAATCGAATCTGTTCTTCCTTCCCACCTCCTGTTTTTGGCTTTTTGAGAAATCTTAGCAACCGATACAATGGCCAGCAACGTTACCAACAAGATGGATCCTCATTCCATGAACTCCCGTGTGTTCATTGGGAATCTCAACACTCCTGTTGTCAAGAAATCTGATGTGGAGGCAATCTTTTCCAAGTATGGCAAAATTGCAGGCTGCTCTGTTCATAAGGGCTTTGCCTTCGTTCAATATGGTAAGGAGAAAAATGCCCGGGCTGCTGTAGCAGGAGAGGATGGCAGAATGATTGCTGGCCAGGTTGTAGATATTAACCTGGCTGCAGAGCCAAAAGTGAATCGAGGAAACGCAGGTGCGAAACGATCAGCAGCAGAGATGTACGGCTCCTCTTTTGACTTGGACTATAACTTTCAACGGGCTTATTATGATGGGATGTACAGTTTCCCAGCACGtgtacctcctcctcctcctattgCTCTGGCTGTAGTGCCCTCGAAACGCCAGCGTGTATCAGGAAACACCTCACGAAGGGGCAAAAGTGGCTCCAATTCTAAGAGCGGAAAGTGGGGATCTTCCAAGTCTGGAAAGCTGAATGGAGATGACCTTCAGGCCATTAAGCAGGAGTTGACCCAGATAAAACACAAAGTGGATTCTCTCCTGGAAAACCTGGAAAAAACTGAAAGGGAACAGAGCAAACAAGGAGTAGAGGTGAAGAATGCTAAGTCTGAAGAGGAGCAGAGCAGCAGCTCCGTGAAGACAGATGCGACTCAGGTGAAGATGGGGTCTGAGGGGGGTGCAGATGACTCTGCTGAGGAGGGGCACCCActggatgatgatgataatgaagatCAGGGGGATGACCAGCTGGAGTTGATCGAGGATGATCAAAaaggggctgaggaaggaaaggATGACAGAGACAGCGCCAATGGACAGGATGACTCCTAAGAACATAGTGGGGTTTAGAAATCTTATCCCATTATTTCCTTACCTAGGCGCTTGTCTAACAACAAATTTTTCACCAGATCCTCTCCCTTAGTATCTTCAGCACATGCTTACTGTTCTCCCCATCCTTGTCCTTCCCATATTCATTAATTCATATGGCCCTGCGCCTAGTCCCATTTTCACTTCCCTTGACGCTCCTAGTAGTTTTCCTAAGTCTTACCCTGTaatgtttgcttttaattttgatacCTCTTTATGACTTAACAGTAAAAAGGATGTATGGTTTTTATCAActgtctccaaaataatctcttgtTATGCAGGGAatacagttcttttctttcatacATAAGTTCCGTAGTTGCTTCCCTAACTGCAAAGGCCATCTCACTGAGTTAAGTAGCTCCTGAAAGCAGCTTGGAGTTAGAAGTATGTGTGTTACACACCCCATGTTAGTGTGCTGTGTGGGGCAGTTCAACAAAAATGTAACAATGTATTCTTGTGAATGACAGTTGGCATGTCAAATGCATCCTCAGAAAAATAATTAGTGTTAtagtcttaaaattttttttctaaagttgaTACTGTGGGTTATTTTTGTGAACAGCTTGATGTTTGGGAccttttttcctcaaaataaacAAGTTCTTATTAaaccaggaatttaaaaaaaaaaatttcttggtgggagcagtgactcatgcctgtaattccaacagtttGGGAGTCCAATgcgggaggatcatttcagcACAGGGGTTCAAGaacaacctggacaacatggcaaaaccctatctctacaaaacatttgttTTGAGGGTTGGGGATGGTATctggctctgtaacccaggctggagtgcagtggcacgatctcaactcactccaacatccgcctcccaggtcaggtgattctcatgcctcagcctcctgagtagctgggattatagccacccaccaccatgccagctaatttttgtatttttggtagaaacagggtttcaccatgttggccaggctggtctcgaactcctaacctcaagtgatccacctgccttggcctcccaaagtgctgggattacaccagtGAGCCACCAATGCCctccctcttttttaaaaattagccgggcatggtggcatgcatctgtagttccagctacttgggtggctgaggtgggagaatcccttgagcttagaagattgaggctgcagtgacccatgctCACAccactgctgtactccagcctgggcaacagagtgagaccatgtcaaaatataaaaacttaaccaaacagtttttttaaaaatccaattaattcccacctatgagtgagaacatgtggtgtttggttttttgtccttgcgatagtttagtgagaatgatgatttccagtttcatccatgtccctacaaacgacatgaactcatcattttttatggctgcatagtattccatggtgtatatgtgccacattttcttaatcccatctgtcattgttggacatttgggttggttccaagtctttgctattgtgaatagttccgcagtaaacgtatgtgtgcatgtgtctttatagcagcatgatttatagtcctttgggtatatacccagtaatgggatggctgggtcaaattttatttctagttctagatccctgaggaatcgccacactgacttccacaatggttgaactagtttacatttccaccagtgttcctatttctccacatcctctccagcacctgttgtttcctgactttttaatgagaacacatggacacaggaaggggaacatcacactccggggactgttgtggggtggggagaggcaggagggatagcatcaggagatatacctaatgttaaatgacgacttaatgggtgcagtacaccaacatggaaCATGGATACCAGGATTCCAGGTTGATCCTCACATTTAgcttccaataaagctttatttaattatttctacCTCAATGGCCTTAACTTCTGTTGATACCAGCTTGCATGGTAATGGTTTGAATTGGGGCAggaacaaaaaatatttctatgagTTTTATAAAGTAATCTTTGCATGCCATCTGCATTGAAGAATGAATAGGTTCCTCTCCAAATATGTCCTGAGTATTGATGCATCcaataaataaaaccattatGTATTTCATATAGTAGATCTATAGATGCATTCTATTTGCCTCTAGAGTTTCCAATGAACCAATGTCTAGTTTCAGCAAGTTCTCTGATTATATGGCAGAGGGAGAGttttatcataaagagatgttggccgggcatggtggctcaccggtgaaacagtgaaacaccatctctaataaaaatacaaaaaaattagctaggcatggtgatgtgcacctgtaactccagctactcaggaggctgagtcaggagaattgcttgaacctgggaggtggaggtagcagtgagctgacattgcaccactgcactcctgcctaggtgacagagtgaggctctctctcaaaaaaaaaaaaaaaaaacctttgaggACAAAACgttgttcactcatgatttgtatTTAATGTGCTTCCACTAGAAGTGAGAaattctcatagtttacataatattttaatattatcaaTCACTCCAAAGGCATATCTACTATTTGTAAAAGTACTAACTACTTTGACTATATGACAAGCTCCAGTAGGAGTGTATATTACTGTCAATTGTCTGATATAAACTCTAAAATAAACACTAAAGAATTAACCAacttttaaaacaggaaaaataggctgggtgtggcagctcatgtctgtaatccagcactctgggaggccaaatccagcagatcatgaagtcagaagatggagaccatcttggccaacatagagaaaccccatctctactaaaaatacaaaaattagataggcatggtggtgcaggcctgtaacccaagctactcaggaggctgagaaaggagaatcgcttgaactagggagtaggaggttgcagagagctgagatctcgccactgcattccagctggggcagcagagtgagactccatctcaaaaaaaaaaaaaaaaaaaaaaggccagtgcggtggtggctgacgcttgtaatcccagcagtttgggaggccaagacaggcagatcacgacatcaaatgatcgagaccatcctagccaacatgctgaaaccccgcctctactaaaaatacaaaaattagctgggcatggtggtacccgcccatagtcctagctactcgagaggctgaggcaggagaatcccttgaacccaggaggaggttgcagtgagccaagatcatgccactgcactccaacctggtgacagagtgagactccatctcaaaacaaacaaacaaacaaaaaacaacaacaaaaaacaaaaaaaaagctggaaaagTAAATTCTGAAAGAATTTCCATCTCTATGAGTTCATCTTCAGAAGTGATAGCATTTCCTGCTTGGCATTTTTCTCCTACATTTTTGGCGTAAGATCTATCAACAAAAAGTATGAACCTAGGTTTGTGTAATGGAATATCTTAAACATCAATAGGAGGAGTCAATAGTTCTGATGTCACACACACATGTATGGTCTTCTCCATCATCAGAAAATGGCAACAAAGTGGTAGAGTTATGCAGAGTGTAGCATTTGGAATGGAGATTTGAAGGTGACAAGGAAAGGATTTTGTAAGACATTAGTCTACAAGTTGAAAAATGTTGGTTCATGTCacaatatatttgtttattgatttattgattggtgtaatttatttattttttgagaccgagtcttgtcctctcaccaggttggagtgcagtggcacgatcttggctcactgcaacctctgcctccccagttcaagcgattctcctgccttagcctcctgagtagctgggactacaggcgcctgccactatgcctggctaattttttgtatttttagtaaagacagagtttcaccgtgttagctaggatgatctcgatctcctgacctcgtgatctgcccgcctcagcctccgaaagttctgggatcataggcgtgagccactatgcctggccggTTCGCATCAAAATTTAAGAGGTATTCAATTGCATATGAAACTTGTAGGtaaagttaatttcttttttctttaaagcatgcatttatttatatattgatttataatgtatttattaatttttttttgagatggagtttcactcttgttttccaggctggagtgcagtggcacgatcttggttcactgcaacctccacctgccggttcaagtgattctcctgcctcagtctcccggttagctggaaatacaggcgcaGGCctccacacacagctaatttttgtatttttagtagagagagagtttcaccatgttggccaggctggtctggaactcctgaccactggtgatccacgcacctcggcctctgaaagtgctgagattacaggcatgaaccaccctgTCTGGCCTACACTCATCACTTTTAATACCTTCTACATCACATGAGGAAGAAGAGCAGAAACACTTGAGTACTTCACGAAGGTCAAGGTTGGTATAAGTTTGGGTTCCAGTATGATCAATTTCTGCTTCTAGGGAACCAACCAGTTCAGGTTAAGGAAGGTCAGGAAACTCTAGGGTTTTCTCTCCCTCCAAAGAAAGCTTTACGCATCACCTTAACTTAGAAAGCAAATCTCATCCCCGTGTTGTCACTTAGTAAAAAGTCATTCTTTTCTAAAAATGGTCCAAATGTCATTTGGACTGCTTCAAACACAGGAATTTTCTGAACTTCATTAGAAACCTCTCCTCACAAATATTTTCCTTACTCCAAGGGATCTGCTGATATATCAGGTTGGGGTGTAAACTGGATATGGCAGCCCTGGTATCCACCAACTCTGTACCAAAGTCCGCATTGATCTGCATCTCAGCTTCtccattttttaatttgaggGTATTATGGGAAATGATTTACCAGAGAGTTATTTGTTGTTCCATCAATATGGAGCCATCAGAAATGTCCTCTATCCAGGttcggtggctcgtgcctgcaatcccatcacttcgggaggctgaggctgggggataATCTGAGGCTGggcattggagaccagcctgaccaacaaggagaaaccctgtctctaccaaaaatacaaaattagctggctgtagtggcacatgactgtaatcccagctacttgggaggctgagagagtagaatcacttgaacccgggaggtggaggttgcagtaggctgagattatgccattgcactccagcctgggcaacaagagtctGGGAACTACCTAGATTAGACCCAGTTACACTAATATTTCCTATGCATAGAGATAAGTTACCAgtaatgaaatcaataatagtcATACGCCACCCATTTGCATCTATAGCTTCTTCTCAGTGCCGAgtcatttaattataaatattaaccaATCGTGTGTGAGAGCAGGTTCTACTATTAGTTGTGATCCTTCCCATTCATCTAAATGACTCCATAGCCAGCAATTGCTATGGTTAGTGATAGTGGCTAAATTTTGAATAGGAGACCTTAGAAAGTGTTTGCTTTGAGTGGTGAAAGTAcgtaacaaaataaaatgtaggctTGATCATTTTGtgttaatacaaaacaaaaccaagtctCAGTCAATGGAAAGAGATCAAATGGAGTTTTgttccattttcttaaaaaagctGTCTACCACGTGATGATGTCTGCTTCTAAGAAAGGCTTTTTTCCTTGGTTATCTTTAATTTAAATCACCTGGTattcatggaatactatgcagccgtaaaaaatgatgagttcgccgggcgcggtggctcaagcctgtaatcctagcactttgggaggccgaggtgggcagatcacgaggtcaggagttcgagaccatcctggccaacatagtgaaaccctgtctctactaaaaatacaaaaaaattagcagggcgtggtggcgggcgcctgtagtcccagctattcgggaggctgaggcaggagaatggcgtgaacccgggaggcggagcttgcagtgagccgagatggtgccactgcactccagcctgggggacagagccagactctgactcaaaaaaaaaaaaaaaaaaaaaatgatgagttcatgtcctttgtagggacatggatgaaactggaaaacatcattctcagtaaactatcgcaagaacaaaaaaccaaactgcatgttctcactcataggtgggaattgaacaatgagaactcatggacacaggaaggggaacatcacactccggggactgtt
Protein-coding regions in this window:
- the HNRNPCL1 gene encoding heterogeneous nuclear ribonucleoprotein C-like 1, translating into MASNVTNKMDPHSMNSRVFIGNLNTPVVKKSDVEAIFSKYGKIAGCSVHKGFAFVQYGKEKNARAAVAGEDGRMIAGQVVDINLAAEPKVNRGNAGAKRSAAEMYGSSFDLDYNFQRAYYDGMYSFPARVPPPPPIALAVVPSKRQRVSGNTSRRGKSGSNSKSGKWGSSKSGKLNGDDLQAIKQELTQIKHKVDSLLENLEKTEREQSKQGVEVKNAKSEEEQSSSSVKTDATQVKMGSEGGADDSAEEGHPLDDDDNEDQGDDQLELIEDDQKGAEEGKDDRDSANGQDDS